A region of Thermococcus barossii DNA encodes the following proteins:
- a CDS encoding DNA-directed DNA polymerase II large subunit has protein sequence MGEELYSPGMKAYFESLQREIDRAYEVARKARAQGKDPSLEVEVPQATDMAGRVESLVGPKGVAERIRVLVKEYGKELAALKVVDEIIEGRFGDLGSKEKYAEQAVRTALAILTEGIVSAPLEGIADVKIKRNEWADNSEYLALYYAGPIRSSGGTAQALSVLVGDYVRKKLGLDRFKPSEKHIERMVEEVDLYHRAVTRLQYHPEADEVRLAMRNIPIEITGEETDKVEVSHRDVPGVETNHLRGGAILVLAEGVLQKAKKLVKYIDKMGVDGWDWIKEFVEAKEKGKSGDEKKASDESRAEEVPKDEVKEKVEKGFYYGLYERFRANVAPNKKYTKEIIGGRPLFAEPSTNGGFRLRYGRSRVSGFATWSVNPATMLILDEFIAIGTQMKTERPGKGCIVTPATTVEGPIVKLKDGSVVRVEDYQTALRIRDKIEEILYVGDALVNFGDFVENNQTLLPANYAEEWWVQEFVKAMVETYEVELEPFSDNPREAIEEAAEYIELDPDFLEKLLKDPLRVRPSVEEAVHISKVLDVPLHPYYTLYWNTLEPEEVEELQRALVGAQIEWDEFRKLKFARKVVLDSDPKIKRHLELLGLPHRLERTEDRKKVIVIDYPWSAALLTPLGNLEWEFKAKPLFTVIDIINENNGIKLRDRGISWIGARMGRPEKAKERKMKPPVQVLFPIGLAGGSSRDIKKAAEEGKVTSVEIAFFKCPECGHTGPEHICPRCGTRKELLWHCAKCNVDYSQSEAENFDFHCPKCGTELKPYARRTIKPSELLRAAMENVKVYGIDRLKGVQGMTSGFKMAEPLEKGLLRAKNDVYVFKDGTIRFDATDAPITHFKPREIGTSVEKLRELGYTHDFEGKPLERDDQILELKVQDVILPYEAGKYLLKVARFIDDLLEKFYGLPRFYNAEKMEDLVGHLVIGLAPHTSAGIIGRIIGFSDVLVGYAHPYYHAAKRRNCDGDEDAVMLLLDALLNFSKYYLPEKRGGKMDAPLVVTTRLDPREVDSEVHNMDVVRYYPLEFYSATYEMKSPKEIKFIERVEDRLGKPEMYEGLKFTHDTDDIGLGPKMSLYKQLGDMVEKVERQLALAERIRAVDEHHVAETIINSHLVPDLRGNLRSFTRQEFRCVKCNTKYRRPPLTGKCPKCGGKIVLTVSKGAIEKYLPTAKMLVTKYSVLDYTRQRICLTEKDIKSLFENVFPERQRTLMGFSADVCEKMIKERTGKSNGRNGYLDELKANGKLKKKAEKSKAGTKTEKKSKKADKKAKPSEGLEKAVRKEKSKMKKPKKGISLDEFFGS, from the coding sequence ATGGGGGAGGAGCTCTACTCGCCCGGGATGAAAGCTTACTTTGAATCCCTCCAGCGCGAGATTGACAGGGCCTATGAGGTTGCGAGAAAGGCCCGCGCTCAGGGCAAGGACCCGAGCCTTGAAGTGGAGGTGCCGCAGGCCACGGACATGGCCGGCCGTGTGGAGAGCCTCGTCGGGCCGAAGGGTGTGGCAGAGAGGATACGCGTTCTCGTCAAGGAGTACGGAAAGGAGCTGGCCGCGCTTAAAGTGGTGGATGAAATCATCGAGGGCAGGTTCGGTGACCTTGGGAGCAAGGAGAAGTACGCTGAGCAGGCCGTCAGAACTGCCCTGGCGATCCTCACAGAGGGCATCGTCTCGGCTCCCCTTGAGGGAATAGCCGACGTTAAGATCAAGCGCAACGAGTGGGCCGACAACAGCGAGTACCTGGCGCTCTACTACGCGGGACCGATAAGGAGCTCCGGTGGAACGGCCCAGGCTCTGAGCGTCCTCGTCGGGGATTACGTCCGTAAAAAGCTCGGTCTCGACCGCTTCAAGCCCAGCGAGAAGCACATTGAGAGAATGGTCGAGGAGGTAGACCTCTACCACCGCGCCGTCACGCGCCTGCAGTATCACCCCGAGGCCGACGAGGTAAGGCTGGCCATGAGGAACATCCCCATTGAGATAACCGGCGAAGAAACCGACAAGGTCGAGGTTTCCCACCGCGACGTTCCCGGCGTTGAAACCAACCACCTGCGCGGTGGAGCTATTCTCGTCCTGGCCGAGGGCGTCCTCCAGAAGGCGAAGAAGCTCGTCAAGTACATAGACAAGATGGGTGTGGACGGCTGGGACTGGATAAAGGAGTTCGTCGAGGCCAAGGAGAAGGGAAAATCCGGAGATGAAAAGAAAGCCTCAGACGAGTCCAGGGCCGAGGAGGTTCCGAAAGACGAGGTAAAGGAAAAGGTCGAGAAGGGCTTCTACTACGGGCTTTACGAGCGCTTTAGGGCCAATGTAGCCCCCAACAAGAAGTACACGAAGGAGATAATCGGTGGAAGGCCCCTCTTCGCCGAGCCATCAACCAACGGCGGGTTCAGGCTCCGCTACGGTCGCTCCCGCGTCAGCGGGTTCGCCACCTGGAGCGTGAACCCAGCGACGATGCTCATCCTCGACGAGTTCATAGCGATTGGGACCCAGATGAAGACGGAGAGGCCTGGCAAGGGCTGCATCGTAACCCCCGCCACCACCGTCGAGGGGCCGATAGTCAAGCTCAAGGACGGGAGCGTGGTGAGGGTAGAGGACTACCAAACGGCCCTCAGAATCAGGGACAAAATCGAGGAAATCTTATATGTCGGGGACGCTCTGGTGAACTTCGGCGACTTCGTCGAGAACAACCAGACGCTCCTGCCTGCCAACTACGCCGAGGAATGGTGGGTTCAGGAGTTCGTCAAGGCCATGGTGGAGACCTACGAGGTCGAGCTCGAACCCTTCTCCGACAACCCGCGCGAGGCGATCGAAGAGGCGGCGGAATACATTGAGCTCGACCCCGATTTTCTGGAGAAGCTCCTTAAGGACCCCCTCCGCGTGAGGCCGAGCGTCGAGGAGGCGGTGCACATCTCAAAGGTTCTCGACGTTCCCCTTCACCCGTACTACACCCTCTACTGGAACACGCTGGAGCCGGAAGAGGTTGAGGAGCTCCAGAGGGCCCTTGTGGGTGCTCAAATCGAGTGGGACGAGTTCAGAAAGCTCAAGTTCGCGAGGAAGGTAGTTCTCGACAGCGATCCAAAGATAAAGCGCCACCTTGAACTGCTCGGCCTCCCCCACAGGCTTGAGCGAACCGAGGACAGGAAAAAGGTCATCGTGATAGACTACCCCTGGAGTGCAGCTCTGCTCACACCCCTGGGCAACCTCGAGTGGGAGTTCAAAGCCAAGCCCCTCTTCACGGTCATCGACATCATCAACGAGAACAATGGGATAAAGCTCCGCGACAGGGGAATCAGCTGGATCGGCGCTCGTATGGGCAGGCCGGAGAAGGCCAAGGAGAGGAAGATGAAGCCGCCGGTACAGGTTCTCTTCCCCATAGGCCTCGCCGGTGGAAGCTCGCGCGACATAAAGAAGGCCGCCGAGGAGGGAAAGGTCACCAGCGTGGAGATAGCCTTCTTCAAGTGCCCGGAGTGCGGCCACACCGGGCCTGAGCACATCTGCCCGCGCTGTGGGACACGGAAGGAGCTCCTCTGGCACTGCGCCAAGTGCAACGTTGATTACTCGCAGAGCGAGGCCGAGAACTTTGACTTCCACTGTCCGAAGTGCGGAACCGAGCTTAAGCCCTACGCGAGGAGAACCATAAAGCCCTCCGAGCTTCTCCGCGCCGCGATGGAGAACGTCAAGGTCTACGGCATCGACAGGCTCAAGGGCGTCCAGGGTATGACCTCCGGCTTTAAGATGGCAGAACCGCTTGAGAAGGGCCTGCTGAGGGCCAAAAACGACGTCTACGTCTTTAAAGATGGTACCATTCGCTTCGACGCCACCGATGCACCCATAACCCACTTCAAGCCGAGGGAGATTGGAACGAGCGTTGAAAAATTGAGGGAGCTCGGCTACACCCACGACTTCGAGGGCAAGCCCTTAGAGAGGGACGACCAGATACTCGAGCTTAAAGTCCAGGACGTCATACTGCCCTACGAGGCAGGAAAATATCTCCTCAAGGTGGCTCGCTTCATAGACGACCTCCTTGAGAAGTTCTACGGCCTGCCGAGGTTCTACAACGCCGAGAAGATGGAGGACCTCGTCGGGCACCTCGTTATAGGTTTGGCCCCGCACACCTCGGCCGGAATCATCGGCAGGATAATCGGCTTTTCGGACGTTCTGGTGGGCTACGCTCACCCGTACTATCATGCAGCTAAAAGACGCAACTGCGACGGGGATGAGGACGCTGTCATGCTCCTCCTCGATGCACTGCTCAACTTCAGCAAGTACTACCTGCCCGAGAAGCGCGGCGGCAAGATGGACGCTCCGCTCGTCGTTACCACGCGCCTCGACCCGCGCGAGGTGGACAGCGAGGTCCACAACATGGACGTGGTCCGCTACTATCCCCTTGAATTCTACAGCGCCACCTACGAGATGAAATCGCCCAAGGAGATAAAGTTCATCGAGCGCGTTGAGGACAGGCTGGGCAAACCGGAGATGTACGAAGGCCTGAAGTTCACCCACGACACCGACGACATCGGCCTCGGCCCGAAGATGAGCCTGTACAAACAGCTCGGCGATATGGTCGAGAAGGTGGAGCGCCAGCTCGCCCTCGCTGAGCGCATCCGCGCGGTGGACGAGCACCACGTTGCCGAAACGATAATCAACTCCCACCTCGTCCCCGACCTGAGGGGCAACCTGAGGAGCTTCACCCGTCAGGAGTTCCGCTGCGTCAAGTGCAACACGAAGTACCGCAGACCGCCCCTCACCGGCAAATGCCCGAAGTGCGGCGGTAAGATAGTCCTCACCGTCAGCAAGGGCGCCATAGAGAAGTACCTGCCAACCGCGAAGATGCTCGTTACGAAGTACAGCGTCCTCGACTACACGAGGCAGAGGATATGTCTGACCGAGAAGGACATCAAGAGCCTCTTCGAGAACGTCTTCCCGGAGAGGCAGAGGACGCTCATGGGATTCTCCGCCGACGTATGCGAGAAGATGATAAAGGAGCGGACGGGCAAATCTAACGGCAGGAATGGCTACCTGGACGAGCTGAAGGCCAATGGGAAGCTCAAGAAAAAGGCCGAAAAGTCAAAGGCCGGGACGAAAACTGAAAAGAAGTCCAAAAAAGCCGATAAGAAAGCAAAACCCTCCGAGGGTCTAGAAAAGGCAGTCAGGAAGGAGAAGTCAAAGATGAAGAAGCCCAAGAAGGGCATCAGCCTCGACGAGTTCTTTGGCTCCTAG